In Citrus sinensis cultivar Valencia sweet orange chromosome 2, DVS_A1.0, whole genome shotgun sequence, a single genomic region encodes these proteins:
- the LOC102623697 gene encoding uncharacterized protein LOC102623697: MDEADFRRLLDLFPVARSRDYQLDLDSSGQSTSNSTKDEPVNQRQDALDEGDKKQMVNQGTDFHDAFWEKLKLVAGKKVGAEEAERFCQSFQQIHKKLVHEELSLDAARKYINSSKDLEE; encoded by the exons ATGGATGAAGCGGATTTTCGACGGCTTCTTGATCTTTTTCCAGTTGCACGATCTCGCGATTATCAA CTTGACCTAGATTCTTCCGGACAATCAACTTCAAACTCAACAAAGGATGAGCCG GTAAACCAAAGGCAAGATGCGTTAGATGAAGGGGATAAAAAGCAGATGGTGAATCAAGGAACTGATTTTCATG ATGCATTTTGGGAGAAGCTTAAGCTTGTGGCTGGCAAAAAG GTGGGAGCTGAAGAGGCGGAAAGATTTTGCCAGTCTTTTCAACAAATTCACAAGAAACTT GTACATGAAGAACTGAGTTTGGATGCTGCAAGGAAATATATTAACTCATCAAAAGATTTGGAAGAATAG
- the LOC102623991 gene encoding 10 kDa chaperonin, mitochondrial-like yields the protein MAKRLIPAFSRVLVEKIIPPSKTNSGILLPEKTSKLISGKVVAVGPGARDVNGKFIPVSVKEGDTVLLPEYGGAEVKLGDKKYHLYEDESILGTLHDH from the exons ATGGCAAAGAGATTGATTCCAGCATTCAGTCGCGTTTTGGTTGAAAAAATAATCCCTCCTTCCAAAACCAACTCCGGAATCTTACTTCCTGAGAAAACAAGCaag cTGATTTCTGGAAAAGTTGTTGCTGTGGGTCCTGGAGCTCGTGATGTCAATGGAAAGTTTATTCCTGTAAGTGTGAAGGAAGGAGATACTGTTCTTTTGCCCGAGTATGGGGGGGCTGAAGTTAAGCTTGGTGATAAAAA GTACCATCTGTACGAGGATGAGTCCATCCTGGGAACACTTCATGaccattga